AAACCCAACAATAATCAATAACAGCGTAACGTAGAATTAATGATAATAAGCTACAACATACGAAACTTCAGATAGAATCATGACCACAAATGCAGAATATAAAGCAAGAATTACTAGCTATAAATGGGATGATTTAATCAAATTATGGTCAGAAATTGAATCAGGTAATACACCAAATTGGGATGCAGGTAAAGCATTAGAATATCTCGTTTTACGAGCATTTCAACTCAACAATGCCGAAGTAACTTGGCCTTACAGCGTGTATTTAGATGGAGAAGAAATAGAACAAATTGACGGAGTAGTTTATGCAGATGGCTTATCTTGTATAATAGAATGTAAAGACACAGCAAAACCTGTTAAAATTGAACCTATAGCCAAGTTGAGAAATCAACTATTACGCAGACCAGCAGCAACTATTGGGAGTATATTTAGTCGTAGTGGATTTACAGAAGCATCGGAAACCTTAGCTGGATTTGTTGCACCTCAAACTATTCTATTGTGGGGAGGAGAAGAAATTAAATATTCTTTAGAAAATGAGTGTATACGTAGAGCATTAATCAAAAAATATCGTATTTGTGTTGAACAAGGACTAGCTAATTACAACATTAAAACTGAGGTTCTATCATGACTTCATCTTATATAGTATTAGAAGGTAATAAAAACCAAGAAATCCTAGAAAAATTACTGCCCAAAAATTTAATTCAAGATGTGAAAATAGTAGTAGGTGAAAGTCAGTATGAAGTAAGATCATTAGCAAGTTCCCTGATTGCTACTAGACATATTCCTGTAATATTAATTTTAGATGCTAATACAGATAACGAATCTCAAGTATTTGAAAAAAGGGATTTAGTTAATTATTTATTACGTCGTGCTGCGGCTAAAACCCCTTTTCAAGTATCTTTAGCTATTCCTGAAATAGAAATTATATTTCTCCAAAATAAACCATTAATTGAAAAAATCGCCCAACGTGAATTTAATGATTTAGAATGGCAACTAGCGCAAAGTAAACCTAAAGAATTTTTAGAGACAGTTTTAGGTAAAGAACAATCAATTAGTGAGAAAATATTTAGCAATATCAATGATGAAGAAATTAAGATATTACAACAACATTCATTAATACAAGAAATAATAGAATTTTTATCATCACTTATTCCGTCTTTTGTGGCAATTAACTAACTATATATTTGTAGGTTGGGTTGACGCAAGGAAACCCAACATCATTTTTCAGATCCCCGACTTCTAAGATTAATTATTTGTTGAATAGAAAAATCTTGAAAAGAAGTCGGGGATCTTTTGGGAAAATGGAAATGCTTATAATGTAGAAATAGTGGATTACCATTAGGAGAAAATGTCATGGAAAATAACTTACTACATAATCCCCATGCTGGTGAAATTTTAAAATATGAATTTTTAGAAGAATTAGACATCAGCGAAAATACTTTAGCTGTTAATTTAGGTTTAACTTATCCTACTATTCAAGGAATTATTACAGGTAAACTGAAAATGACGGCAGATATAGATTTGCGCCTTTGTCGCTATTTTAGACTTTCAGATGGTTATTTTTTAAGATTGCAAAATGCTTATGAAATCATGGAAGCGAAAAGAAATTTAGGAGAAATTTTAAATCAAATTATTCCTTATTCTTTAATGGTGACAGATTAACACAAATATGTTATGTAGGACTCATACTTGATTGTTGAACAAAACTCCGTACACCTAAATACTCTAAAACCCTCTTGCCTTTTGGCTACCTACACAAATAATTTCAAAAATCAACTATTGTTCTTATATATACAGCATTTTTTGATCTCATAAAATACTATGAAGGGCGGGAAAACCCCGCCCCTACTAAGGATTAGATGATAAAAAACTGTACCTCATCACAGCAGGGATGACTATAATTCTACTGATTATATTTTGTATCCCACCTTCCACACCCAAAGTATCGTATCACACATCAATCAATAAATAGCATATAAAAAATAAGGTATAAAATAGTTTTTGAAATATCTAAAATTGGCTTAAATTCCCTATCGTCAAGCCTTCGTAAGGTTTTATATTGCAAGGAGGGTTGCGTGACCTTGGTTATAGTGTTATGTTTATCTATAGCTTCTGAAGCAATAGATAACTTCTGATGGCTTCCTAAGTGTTTGTCGTTGACTAAGCCAGGATGTAATCTAAAGTTATCTATCGTGTTAGAAGCTATGGGTCAAACTAAAAAAGCAAAAATTACATTTACTTGCTCATATGAACTACGTGAAGAGTTAGAAAGTATTGCAAGTTCAGAAGACAGGACACTATCAAATCTTGTAGAAAGGCTTGTGACAAGAGCAGTTCAGATTTACAAACCGGAAGATCAAAAAGCAAGTTAACCATTTTGCGATCGCCAGGCTAAGTCCGCAGGTATCGTCAACTACTCAAAAACAATATGAATACACCACCAGTAGATAGATTAGACCGGATAGAAGCGATATTAGAGCGCGTGGCAGTTCAACAGGAAACTACAGCAGTTAACCTGACGGAACTGATATATAAGGTTGATGACTTTATGGGAACTGCTACCAGTGTTTTGGGGAGAAATGCCATCCTTAACGATGTGGTAGTAGGACTAAATGAAACGGTAGGAAGATTAGATACTAACCTTGCTACTCTCCAAAGCAATTTTGCAGAGAATCAAAAATCAACCAATGCTGCTTTAGAAAGACTAGAAGCAATTTTGATCAAGCTGATGGATAGTTAGGAATGCAAATTTAATAACCTGCAATTCTGATTTAAACTGGGAATGGTGCGTTACGCTGTCGCTAACACACCCTACTTTTGCAATTTATTTAATTTAGGGAACACCAAAAAATAAATTACCCAATTTTGTGGGATGGGCAGGATGCCCATCCTTGATAATTAGCGGGCAATTCGTCCCGCACCACAAGAAATTTTTGGGTATTTTTTTAATTGGAAGTTCCTTAATTCACATTCCTAAGTTTTTGTCGTTGACTGAGCCAGGATGTTATCTAAAGTTATACTAAAAACGGCGGAGATTTGAATTTTTACAAAATAACAAAAAAGCTAGATGTGTAGGGGTAAAGCAAAAGCTCATTGGTGTCAACTTAACGTGAAAGCCTTGTAAAATATCAGTTTCACCCTTTCTCGTTCCCATACTCTGTATGGGAATGAATTCTAGAAGGCTCTGCCTTCTATGAAAACAGAGGCAGAGCCTCTGTAATAGCATTCCCAGTCAGAGACTGGGAACGAGATATCATCAGGATTTGAGATTAAGTTGACACCAATGAGCTTTTGCTTTACCCCTACCCATAGAATCAAACGATTAAGCCGTTTAGAGTATATTCAGCAACGCCCAAAATTTAAGGATTTACAAGATTAAAAATTTTTATGAATATTAGGGTATGCCCTGCGGTTGTGGTCTTGAGTCAAAATAGCGTTACAGTGGGGCGAAGAATTACTAGTGTCTTAGCTGGTGCGAAATTATATGGTTTGGTTAATCGCACTCATGATGTTGATATTAGCTTTACCAATTTTGGCGAAACTTTACGAGAACTATTCGCTGCTGGTACACCGATAATTGGTATTTGTGCAGCGGGGATTCTAATTAGAACAATTGCACCGTTGTTAACTGACAAAGGACAAGAACCGCCAGTTTTAGCTGTAGCTGAAGATGGTAGTGCTGTTGTTCCGCTTTTGGGTGGTTTAAGTGGTGTAAATGATTTAGCACGTCAAGTGGGTTCAGCACTGAATATCCAACCAGCAATTACCACAACGGGAGATATCCGTTTTCACACTGCTTTGTTATCTCCTCCTGCTGGATATCATTTAGCTAACCCAGAACATGGGAAAAAATTTATTGCTGATTTATTGGCTGGGGGAAAGGTTAAATTACAAGGAATAGCGCCTTGGTTGAGTGAGAGTAATTTACCTATTGATGAAAATGGTGAGTTAATTATTCAAATTACTGAAAATTTGGGTAATTCTGATCCTAATTGTTTAGTTTATCATCCTGGGAAAATTGCGATAGCTTTGCTCGCCGAAGGCAACGCTCTCACCAAGCCAGAACCAGATACAATCACTCAAATTCACCAAATCCTCGCAGAATCTAATTTAGCACCTGCCGCAGTGGCAGGAATATTTGCACCGCTACAACTGGCGAATAATTCCCAACTTCACTCTATAGCGACAACTTTGGGAGTTCCTACCCGTTTCCTACCCACCAATGAACTAACGGAATTGGTTTTGGCGGCTACAGGTGCAGATAGTCGAATTGTATCATCCCCATTTTCCCAGATAGCTGTTGCCATTTCCACGCAAATTATCAACCCTGACACCATTGGACAACCCCAGGGCAAATTAGCGATTATTGGTACGGGTCCTGGTGCATCTCAATGGATGTCACCCCAGGTAAAGGAAATTTTGGCAGCAGCGACGGATTTAGTCGGTTATAAAACTTATATTAATTTAATTGGACATCTTGCAGATGGTAAGCGTGTTCATGAATCAGATAACCGCGTGGAAGCAGAAAGGGCATATCAGGCGCTAGATTTGGCTGCATCGGGAAAATATGTAGCAGTTGTATCTTCTGGCGATCCCGGTATTTACGCAATGGCGGCGGCAGTGTTTGAGGTTTTAGAGCAATATCACAAACCAGAATGGCAAACCATTGATATTCAAGTCGCCCCTGGTATTTCGGCTATGCAAGCCGCAGCAGCCACTATTGGTGCGCCTTTGGGTCATGATTTCTGTGTGATTTCTCTCTCTGACATTTTGAAACCTTGGGAAATTATCGCTCAACGAATTACCGCTGCGGCTAAAAGTGATTTTGTCATTGCTTTCTATAATCCTGTATCAAAAGAACGCACTTGGCAACTAGCCGCCGCGAAAAAGATTTTAATGGAACACCGCAAACCTGATACCCCAGTTGTGTTGGGACGAAATTTAGGAAGAAAGGGAGAAGAAGTCCAGGTTACGACTCTAAAGGAATTAGAACCAGCATTAGCGGATATGCGAACTGTCATTATTATTGGTTCTTCCCACACTCGACAAATCCAGCAAGATCATAATATTTGGGTTTATACTTCCCGCCGATATAATTCTCAGGAATGATGTTTTTTCTATTAAACATAATATCCTTCTTCTTTCTTCCTTTCTCCTGACTCCTTTAAGATATAACTCTCTTAATTATGTCTAGTTTATATCTGAGAAAGACTTGATTTTTTTATTCTCATCATCAACAATAAAAACATCATGTTTCAGACATGATTGTAGCCAATAAAAGTGACAGAAGCCCTGATAATGTCCGCCCTTGCGGACATTTTACTTATTATAAATTCTTGAAAAAAATGACAATTATATATTGAAAATTCATTCAGAGGGAACAGGGAACGGGCAACAGGGAACAGAAAAAACTCATGTTTAAAAACATGAGATTGAAATAATGACACTGTTTTTTTTCGTGCTACGCATCTTTTAAAAACATCTTTTTCTTGACTGAATCTCTAA
The DNA window shown above is from Anabaena sp. WA102 and carries:
- a CDS encoding restriction endonuclease gives rise to the protein MTTNAEYKARITSYKWDDLIKLWSEIESGNTPNWDAGKALEYLVLRAFQLNNAEVTWPYSVYLDGEEIEQIDGVVYADGLSCIIECKDTAKPVKIEPIAKLRNQLLRRPAATIGSIFSRSGFTEASETLAGFVAPQTILLWGGEEIKYSLENECIRRALIKKYRICVEQGLANYNIKTEVLS
- a CDS encoding HigA family addiction module antitoxin; amino-acid sequence: MENNLLHNPHAGEILKYEFLEELDISENTLAVNLGLTYPTIQGIITGKLKMTADIDLRLCRYFRLSDGYFLRLQNAYEIMEAKRNLGEILNQIIPYSLMVTD
- the cobJ gene encoding precorrin-3B C(17)-methyltransferase, with protein sequence MNIRVCPAVVVLSQNSVTVGRRITSVLAGAKLYGLVNRTHDVDISFTNFGETLRELFAAGTPIIGICAAGILIRTIAPLLTDKGQEPPVLAVAEDGSAVVPLLGGLSGVNDLARQVGSALNIQPAITTTGDIRFHTALLSPPAGYHLANPEHGKKFIADLLAGGKVKLQGIAPWLSESNLPIDENGELIIQITENLGNSDPNCLVYHPGKIAIALLAEGNALTKPEPDTITQIHQILAESNLAPAAVAGIFAPLQLANNSQLHSIATTLGVPTRFLPTNELTELVLAATGADSRIVSSPFSQIAVAISTQIINPDTIGQPQGKLAIIGTGPGASQWMSPQVKEILAAATDLVGYKTYINLIGHLADGKRVHESDNRVEAERAYQALDLAASGKYVAVVSSGDPGIYAMAAAVFEVLEQYHKPEWQTIDIQVAPGISAMQAAAATIGAPLGHDFCVISLSDILKPWEIIAQRITAAAKSDFVIAFYNPVSKERTWQLAAAKKILMEHRKPDTPVVLGRNLGRKGEEVQVTTLKELEPALADMRTVIIIGSSHTRQIQQDHNIWVYTSRRYNSQE
- a CDS encoding ribbon-helix-helix domain-containing protein; the protein is MLEAMGQTKKAKITFTCSYELREELESIASSEDRTLSNLVERLVTRAVQIYKPEDQKAS